A single region of the Deferrivibrio essentukiensis genome encodes:
- a CDS encoding efflux RND transporter periplasmic adaptor subunit: MLKKLFITSFLLLFLVAANAQEMPAPHVDVFEISGFKPYVFEATYPAKVKAYNVATVVAKVSGTILNQSFKEGEFVEKGAPLFKIDDEIYKSDVEIIKSQLDVAKVQLEKAKADFERVSQSFKENVVSKQDFDNAKFALEQAKSNIALINSQLKKAQINLDYTNILATEKGYLGLKMVNIGDFVTPGTPVVTITDSTKVYVEFSLPDKDFSNLKNDLGDFSNVNLTLSGFENLNGKITFVDSKVDEATSTVKFRGLIDNKDKLLTPGIFVRVNFKSVTSKNLVKIPQKAVLQNPMGTICFVVENDVVGVRPLQIIESKDDFYFVQGPFKPNDKVITNNFFKVKPGTKVVIDKVIKEVN; the protein is encoded by the coding sequence ATGTTAAAAAAATTATTCATCACAAGCTTTTTACTACTTTTTTTAGTGGCTGCAAACGCACAAGAGATGCCAGCACCACACGTGGATGTCTTTGAAATCAGCGGGTTTAAGCCATATGTTTTTGAGGCTACTTACCCCGCAAAAGTCAAAGCATATAATGTGGCAACAGTCGTTGCAAAAGTATCAGGCACTATTTTAAATCAATCCTTCAAAGAGGGTGAATTTGTTGAAAAGGGTGCACCCCTTTTTAAAATCGACGATGAAATTTACAAAAGTGATGTGGAAATTATCAAATCACAACTTGATGTTGCAAAAGTTCAGCTTGAAAAAGCAAAAGCAGATTTTGAAAGGGTAAGTCAATCTTTCAAAGAAAACGTTGTAAGTAAACAAGATTTTGACAATGCCAAATTTGCTCTTGAGCAGGCAAAATCAAATATAGCACTAATAAACAGCCAGCTTAAAAAAGCTCAAATTAACCTTGATTATACCAACATATTGGCTACCGAAAAAGGATATTTGGGGCTGAAAATGGTAAATATAGGCGACTTTGTCACACCGGGGACACCTGTAGTAACCATTACGGACAGCACAAAGGTATATGTGGAATTTTCATTACCCGACAAAGATTTTTCCAACCTTAAAAATGACCTTGGGGATTTTTCTAATGTTAATCTAACATTATCCGGGTTTGAAAACTTAAACGGTAAAATTACCTTTGTGGATTCAAAAGTCGATGAAGCTACATCTACGGTAAAATTCAGAGGTTTGATTGACAACAAAGACAAATTATTAACTCCGGGTATATTTGTAAGGGTAAACTTTAAAAGTGTCACTTCCAAAAATCTTGTCAAAATCCCTCAAAAAGCAGTTTTGCAAAATCCTATGGGGACAATCTGCTTTGTGGTTGAAAATGATGTCGTAGGGGTAAGGCCGCTTCAAATTATAGAAAGTAAAGATGATTTTTATTTCGTGCAAGGTCCTTTCAAACCGAATGACAAGGTAATTACAAATAACTTTTTCAAGGTAAAACCCGGAACAAAAGTCGTAATTGACAAAGTAATTAAAGAGGTTAACTAA